Proteins encoded within one genomic window of Stigmatopora argus isolate UIUO_Sarg chromosome 21, RoL_Sarg_1.0, whole genome shotgun sequence:
- the znf384a gene encoding zinc finger protein 384a isoform X2, with the protein MDESHFNSSYFWSPIPTVQGQIESAMFLNKTKEQLGGEKPGAVAFPHSAASSAGSHYHTAVLALPGSAEAGPGLRAVTKQEGGASAGGAGSASMGSAGGHAHPTHTSQNVTVVPVPSTGIMTAAGLVITTPQGTLVPTPSTRSFAAGHHSAASMIVSALHPSNAEKKSQVSGGGHAAAAAVVVSTPGKRGRKSKQALNRATSVLPPGSDALILAHLAATAGQHHSADPYDLSNDEDEHSGKDGPKSYRCRMCAVTFFSKSDMQIHAKSHTEAKPHKCPHCSKSFANSSYLSQHIRIHSGAKPYSCTYCQKAFRQLSHLQQHTRNHTEAKPHKCPHCSKSFANSSYLSQHIRIHSGAKPYSCSYCQKTFRQLSHLQQHTRIHTGDRPYKCSHPGCEKAFTQLSNLQSHRRQHNKDKPFKCHNCNRGYTDASSLEVHLSTHTVKHAKLFSCGLCNRSYTSETYLMKHMRKHNPDAMTAAERAQGPGSGGRGRGGRGRGRGRGRGASLQGRADPDGAGQQNPASAGPPGGYQRPGEGLLPCPFDLHQYKTVAGGQIQYKAGAAAADHKDLCLTVSTSAIQVEHMNS; encoded by the exons ATGGACGAATCCCATTTCAACTCGTCCTACTTTTGGTCTCCCATCCCCACTGTACAAGGACAG ATCGAGAGCGCCATGTTCCTGAACAAAACCAAGGAGCAGCTCGGCGGCGAGAAGCCCGGCGCCGTGGCCTTCCCGCACTCGGCGGCGTCCTCCGCCGGCTCGCACTACCACACGGCCGTGCTGGCCTTACCCGGCTCGGCGGAGGCGGGTCCCGGCCTGAGGGCGGTCACCAAACAGGAAGGCGGCGCCTCGGCGGGAGGAGCGGGAAGCGCGTCCATGGGCTCGGCGGGCGGACACGCGCACCCCACGCACACGTCGCAGAACGTCACCGTCGTGCCCGTTCCTTCCACGGGGATCATGACCGCAG CGGGCCTGGTCATCACCACGCCGCAAGGAACGCTGGTCCCCACGCCGTCCACCCGGTCGTTTGCCGCCGGGCACCACTCTGCCGCCAGCATGATCGTGTCTGCGCTGCATCCCTCGAATGCAG AGAAGAAGAGCCAGGTGTCAGGGGGGGGccatgccgccgccgccgccgtggtgGTGTCCACCCCGGGCAAGCGAGGCAGGAAGAGCAAGCAGGCTCTGAACAGGGCCACCAGCGTCCTTCCGCCGGGCAGCGATGCGTTGATTCTGGCGCATCTGGCTGCCACCGCCGGGCAG CACCATTCGGCCGATCCCTACGACCTGTCCAACGACGAGGACGAGCACTCCGGCAAAGACGGGCCCAAATCGTACAG GTGTCGGATGTGCGCCGTGACCTTCTTCAGCAAGTCGGACATGCAGATCCACGCCAAGTCGCACACGGAGGCCAAGCCGCACAAGTGCCCGCACTGCTCCAAGTCCTTCGCCAACTCCAGCTACCTGTCGCAGCACATCCGCATCCACAGCGGGGCCAAGCCCTACAGCTGCACCTACTGCCAGAAAGCCTTCAGGCAGCTCAGCCACCTGCAGCAGCACACACG CAACCACACGGAGGCCAAGCCCCACAAGTGTCCCCACTGCTCCAAGTCCTTCGCCAACTCCAGCTACCTGTCGCAGCACATCCGCATCCACAGCGGGGCCAAGCCCTACAGCTGCAGCTACTGCCAGAAAACCTTCAGGCAGCTCAGCCACCTTCAGCAGCACACGCG GATTCACACGGGCGACCGACCGTACAAGTGTAGCCATCCCGGCTGCGAAAAAGCTTTCACTCAACTCTCAAACCTTCAG TCTCACCGCCGTCAGCACAACAAGGACAAGCCGTTCAAGTGCCACAATTGCAACCGCGGCTACACGGACGCGTCCAGCCTGGAGGTGCACCTGTCCACGCACACGGTCAAGCACGCCAAGCTCTTCTCCTGCGGCCTCTGCAACCGATCCTACACCTCG GAGACGTACCTGATGAAACACATGAGGAAACACAACCCCGACGCCATGACGGCGGCCGAGCGGGCGCAAGGGCCGGGCTCGGGCGGACGGGGCCGCGGGGGGCGCGGGCGCGGCAGGGGCCGGGGTCGGGGGGCTTCGCTCCAAGGCCGGGCCGACCCCGACGGCGCCGGGCAGCAGAACCCCGCCAGCGCCGGGCCCCCAGGGGGCTACCAGCGGCCCGGCGAGGGGCTCCTCCCCTGCCCCTTCGATCTCCACCAGTACAAGACGGTGGCGGGCGGCCAGATCCAGTACAAAgccggcgcggcggcggcggaccaCAAAGACCTCTGCCTCACCGTCTCCACGTCGGCCATCCAGGTGGAGCACATGAACTCGTAG
- the znf384a gene encoding zinc finger protein 384a isoform X4, translating into MDESHFNSSYFWSPIPTVQGQIESAMFLNKTKEQLGGEKPGAVAFPHSAASSAGSHYHTAVLALPGSAEAGPGLRAVTKQEGGASAGGAGSASMGSAGGHAHPTHTSQNVTVVPVPSTGIMTAAGLVITTPQGTLVPTPSTRSFAAGHHSAASMIVSALHPSNAEKKSQVSGGGHAAAAAVVVSTPGKRGRKSKQALNRATSVLPPGSDALILAHLAATAGQHHSADPYDLSNDEDEHSGKDGPKSYRCRMCAVTFFSKSDMQIHAKSHTEAKPHKCPHCSKSFANSSYLSQHIRIHSGAKPYSCTYCQKAFRQLSHLQQHTRIHTGDRPYKCSHPGCEKAFTQLSNLQSHRRQHNKDKPFKCHNCNRGYTDASSLEVHLSTHTVKHAKLFSCGLCNRSYTSETYLMKHMRKHNPDAMTAAERAQGPGSGGRGRGGRGRGRGRGRGASLQGRADPDGAGQQNPASAGPPGGYQRPGEGLLPCPFDLHQYKTVAGGQIQYKAGAAAADHKDLCLTVSTSAIQVEHMNS; encoded by the exons ATGGACGAATCCCATTTCAACTCGTCCTACTTTTGGTCTCCCATCCCCACTGTACAAGGACAG ATCGAGAGCGCCATGTTCCTGAACAAAACCAAGGAGCAGCTCGGCGGCGAGAAGCCCGGCGCCGTGGCCTTCCCGCACTCGGCGGCGTCCTCCGCCGGCTCGCACTACCACACGGCCGTGCTGGCCTTACCCGGCTCGGCGGAGGCGGGTCCCGGCCTGAGGGCGGTCACCAAACAGGAAGGCGGCGCCTCGGCGGGAGGAGCGGGAAGCGCGTCCATGGGCTCGGCGGGCGGACACGCGCACCCCACGCACACGTCGCAGAACGTCACCGTCGTGCCCGTTCCTTCCACGGGGATCATGACCGCAG CGGGCCTGGTCATCACCACGCCGCAAGGAACGCTGGTCCCCACGCCGTCCACCCGGTCGTTTGCCGCCGGGCACCACTCTGCCGCCAGCATGATCGTGTCTGCGCTGCATCCCTCGAATGCAG AGAAGAAGAGCCAGGTGTCAGGGGGGGGccatgccgccgccgccgccgtggtgGTGTCCACCCCGGGCAAGCGAGGCAGGAAGAGCAAGCAGGCTCTGAACAGGGCCACCAGCGTCCTTCCGCCGGGCAGCGATGCGTTGATTCTGGCGCATCTGGCTGCCACCGCCGGGCAG CACCATTCGGCCGATCCCTACGACCTGTCCAACGACGAGGACGAGCACTCCGGCAAAGACGGGCCCAAATCGTACAG GTGTCGGATGTGCGCCGTGACCTTCTTCAGCAAGTCGGACATGCAGATCCACGCCAAGTCGCACACGGAGGCCAAGCCGCACAAGTGCCCGCACTGCTCCAAGTCCTTCGCCAACTCCAGCTACCTGTCGCAGCACATCCGCATCCACAGCGGGGCCAAGCCCTACAGCTGCACCTACTGCCAGAAAGCCTTCAGGCAGCTCAGCCACCTGCAGCAGCACACACG GATTCACACGGGCGACCGACCGTACAAGTGTAGCCATCCCGGCTGCGAAAAAGCTTTCACTCAACTCTCAAACCTTCAG TCTCACCGCCGTCAGCACAACAAGGACAAGCCGTTCAAGTGCCACAATTGCAACCGCGGCTACACGGACGCGTCCAGCCTGGAGGTGCACCTGTCCACGCACACGGTCAAGCACGCCAAGCTCTTCTCCTGCGGCCTCTGCAACCGATCCTACACCTCG GAGACGTACCTGATGAAACACATGAGGAAACACAACCCCGACGCCATGACGGCGGCCGAGCGGGCGCAAGGGCCGGGCTCGGGCGGACGGGGCCGCGGGGGGCGCGGGCGCGGCAGGGGCCGGGGTCGGGGGGCTTCGCTCCAAGGCCGGGCCGACCCCGACGGCGCCGGGCAGCAGAACCCCGCCAGCGCCGGGCCCCCAGGGGGCTACCAGCGGCCCGGCGAGGGGCTCCTCCCCTGCCCCTTCGATCTCCACCAGTACAAGACGGTGGCGGGCGGCCAGATCCAGTACAAAgccggcgcggcggcggcggaccaCAAAGACCTCTGCCTCACCGTCTCCACGTCGGCCATCCAGGTGGAGCACATGAACTCGTAG
- the znf384a gene encoding zinc finger protein 384a isoform X1, translating to MDESHFNSSYFWSPIPTVQGQPRQIESAMFLNKTKEQLGGEKPGAVAFPHSAASSAGSHYHTAVLALPGSAEAGPGLRAVTKQEGGASAGGAGSASMGSAGGHAHPTHTSQNVTVVPVPSTGIMTAAGLVITTPQGTLVPTPSTRSFAAGHHSAASMIVSALHPSNAEKKSQVSGGGHAAAAAVVVSTPGKRGRKSKQALNRATSVLPPGSDALILAHLAATAGQHHSADPYDLSNDEDEHSGKDGPKSYRCRMCAVTFFSKSDMQIHAKSHTEAKPHKCPHCSKSFANSSYLSQHIRIHSGAKPYSCTYCQKAFRQLSHLQQHTRNHTEAKPHKCPHCSKSFANSSYLSQHIRIHSGAKPYSCSYCQKTFRQLSHLQQHTRIHTGDRPYKCSHPGCEKAFTQLSNLQSHRRQHNKDKPFKCHNCNRGYTDASSLEVHLSTHTVKHAKLFSCGLCNRSYTSETYLMKHMRKHNPDAMTAAERAQGPGSGGRGRGGRGRGRGRGRGASLQGRADPDGAGQQNPASAGPPGGYQRPGEGLLPCPFDLHQYKTVAGGQIQYKAGAAAADHKDLCLTVSTSAIQVEHMNS from the exons ATGGACGAATCCCATTTCAACTCGTCCTACTTTTGGTCTCCCATCCCCACTGTACAAGGACAG CCCCGGCAGATCGAGAGCGCCATGTTCCTGAACAAAACCAAGGAGCAGCTCGGCGGCGAGAAGCCCGGCGCCGTGGCCTTCCCGCACTCGGCGGCGTCCTCCGCCGGCTCGCACTACCACACGGCCGTGCTGGCCTTACCCGGCTCGGCGGAGGCGGGTCCCGGCCTGAGGGCGGTCACCAAACAGGAAGGCGGCGCCTCGGCGGGAGGAGCGGGAAGCGCGTCCATGGGCTCGGCGGGCGGACACGCGCACCCCACGCACACGTCGCAGAACGTCACCGTCGTGCCCGTTCCTTCCACGGGGATCATGACCGCAG CGGGCCTGGTCATCACCACGCCGCAAGGAACGCTGGTCCCCACGCCGTCCACCCGGTCGTTTGCCGCCGGGCACCACTCTGCCGCCAGCATGATCGTGTCTGCGCTGCATCCCTCGAATGCAG AGAAGAAGAGCCAGGTGTCAGGGGGGGGccatgccgccgccgccgccgtggtgGTGTCCACCCCGGGCAAGCGAGGCAGGAAGAGCAAGCAGGCTCTGAACAGGGCCACCAGCGTCCTTCCGCCGGGCAGCGATGCGTTGATTCTGGCGCATCTGGCTGCCACCGCCGGGCAG CACCATTCGGCCGATCCCTACGACCTGTCCAACGACGAGGACGAGCACTCCGGCAAAGACGGGCCCAAATCGTACAG GTGTCGGATGTGCGCCGTGACCTTCTTCAGCAAGTCGGACATGCAGATCCACGCCAAGTCGCACACGGAGGCCAAGCCGCACAAGTGCCCGCACTGCTCCAAGTCCTTCGCCAACTCCAGCTACCTGTCGCAGCACATCCGCATCCACAGCGGGGCCAAGCCCTACAGCTGCACCTACTGCCAGAAAGCCTTCAGGCAGCTCAGCCACCTGCAGCAGCACACACG CAACCACACGGAGGCCAAGCCCCACAAGTGTCCCCACTGCTCCAAGTCCTTCGCCAACTCCAGCTACCTGTCGCAGCACATCCGCATCCACAGCGGGGCCAAGCCCTACAGCTGCAGCTACTGCCAGAAAACCTTCAGGCAGCTCAGCCACCTTCAGCAGCACACGCG GATTCACACGGGCGACCGACCGTACAAGTGTAGCCATCCCGGCTGCGAAAAAGCTTTCACTCAACTCTCAAACCTTCAG TCTCACCGCCGTCAGCACAACAAGGACAAGCCGTTCAAGTGCCACAATTGCAACCGCGGCTACACGGACGCGTCCAGCCTGGAGGTGCACCTGTCCACGCACACGGTCAAGCACGCCAAGCTCTTCTCCTGCGGCCTCTGCAACCGATCCTACACCTCG GAGACGTACCTGATGAAACACATGAGGAAACACAACCCCGACGCCATGACGGCGGCCGAGCGGGCGCAAGGGCCGGGCTCGGGCGGACGGGGCCGCGGGGGGCGCGGGCGCGGCAGGGGCCGGGGTCGGGGGGCTTCGCTCCAAGGCCGGGCCGACCCCGACGGCGCCGGGCAGCAGAACCCCGCCAGCGCCGGGCCCCCAGGGGGCTACCAGCGGCCCGGCGAGGGGCTCCTCCCCTGCCCCTTCGATCTCCACCAGTACAAGACGGTGGCGGGCGGCCAGATCCAGTACAAAgccggcgcggcggcggcggaccaCAAAGACCTCTGCCTCACCGTCTCCACGTCGGCCATCCAGGTGGAGCACATGAACTCGTAG
- the znf384a gene encoding zinc finger protein 384a isoform X3, with amino-acid sequence MDESHFNSSYFWSPIPTVQGQPRQIESAMFLNKTKEQLGGEKPGAVAFPHSAASSAGSHYHTAVLALPGSAEAGPGLRAVTKQEGGASAGGAGSASMGSAGGHAHPTHTSQNVTVVPVPSTGIMTAAGLVITTPQGTLVPTPSTRSFAAGHHSAASMIVSALHPSNAEKKSQVSGGGHAAAAAVVVSTPGKRGRKSKQALNRATSVLPPGSDALILAHLAATAGQHHSADPYDLSNDEDEHSGKDGPKSYRCRMCAVTFFSKSDMQIHAKSHTEAKPHKCPHCSKSFANSSYLSQHIRIHSGAKPYSCTYCQKAFRQLSHLQQHTRIHTGDRPYKCSHPGCEKAFTQLSNLQSHRRQHNKDKPFKCHNCNRGYTDASSLEVHLSTHTVKHAKLFSCGLCNRSYTSETYLMKHMRKHNPDAMTAAERAQGPGSGGRGRGGRGRGRGRGRGASLQGRADPDGAGQQNPASAGPPGGYQRPGEGLLPCPFDLHQYKTVAGGQIQYKAGAAAADHKDLCLTVSTSAIQVEHMNS; translated from the exons ATGGACGAATCCCATTTCAACTCGTCCTACTTTTGGTCTCCCATCCCCACTGTACAAGGACAG CCCCGGCAGATCGAGAGCGCCATGTTCCTGAACAAAACCAAGGAGCAGCTCGGCGGCGAGAAGCCCGGCGCCGTGGCCTTCCCGCACTCGGCGGCGTCCTCCGCCGGCTCGCACTACCACACGGCCGTGCTGGCCTTACCCGGCTCGGCGGAGGCGGGTCCCGGCCTGAGGGCGGTCACCAAACAGGAAGGCGGCGCCTCGGCGGGAGGAGCGGGAAGCGCGTCCATGGGCTCGGCGGGCGGACACGCGCACCCCACGCACACGTCGCAGAACGTCACCGTCGTGCCCGTTCCTTCCACGGGGATCATGACCGCAG CGGGCCTGGTCATCACCACGCCGCAAGGAACGCTGGTCCCCACGCCGTCCACCCGGTCGTTTGCCGCCGGGCACCACTCTGCCGCCAGCATGATCGTGTCTGCGCTGCATCCCTCGAATGCAG AGAAGAAGAGCCAGGTGTCAGGGGGGGGccatgccgccgccgccgccgtggtgGTGTCCACCCCGGGCAAGCGAGGCAGGAAGAGCAAGCAGGCTCTGAACAGGGCCACCAGCGTCCTTCCGCCGGGCAGCGATGCGTTGATTCTGGCGCATCTGGCTGCCACCGCCGGGCAG CACCATTCGGCCGATCCCTACGACCTGTCCAACGACGAGGACGAGCACTCCGGCAAAGACGGGCCCAAATCGTACAG GTGTCGGATGTGCGCCGTGACCTTCTTCAGCAAGTCGGACATGCAGATCCACGCCAAGTCGCACACGGAGGCCAAGCCGCACAAGTGCCCGCACTGCTCCAAGTCCTTCGCCAACTCCAGCTACCTGTCGCAGCACATCCGCATCCACAGCGGGGCCAAGCCCTACAGCTGCACCTACTGCCAGAAAGCCTTCAGGCAGCTCAGCCACCTGCAGCAGCACACACG GATTCACACGGGCGACCGACCGTACAAGTGTAGCCATCCCGGCTGCGAAAAAGCTTTCACTCAACTCTCAAACCTTCAG TCTCACCGCCGTCAGCACAACAAGGACAAGCCGTTCAAGTGCCACAATTGCAACCGCGGCTACACGGACGCGTCCAGCCTGGAGGTGCACCTGTCCACGCACACGGTCAAGCACGCCAAGCTCTTCTCCTGCGGCCTCTGCAACCGATCCTACACCTCG GAGACGTACCTGATGAAACACATGAGGAAACACAACCCCGACGCCATGACGGCGGCCGAGCGGGCGCAAGGGCCGGGCTCGGGCGGACGGGGCCGCGGGGGGCGCGGGCGCGGCAGGGGCCGGGGTCGGGGGGCTTCGCTCCAAGGCCGGGCCGACCCCGACGGCGCCGGGCAGCAGAACCCCGCCAGCGCCGGGCCCCCAGGGGGCTACCAGCGGCCCGGCGAGGGGCTCCTCCCCTGCCCCTTCGATCTCCACCAGTACAAGACGGTGGCGGGCGGCCAGATCCAGTACAAAgccggcgcggcggcggcggaccaCAAAGACCTCTGCCTCACCGTCTCCACGTCGGCCATCCAGGTGGAGCACATGAACTCGTAG
- the LOC144066690 gene encoding major histocompatibility complex class I-related protein 1-like encodes MLEMAALFVVALHIQSVQPVFHTLEFIHIASFQIPNFPEFLSVGYVDGVPITHYDSKSRKLSPKQDWVNKITAHDPDYWRRDTEVCIVNQHVYKDNIEIVNERFNQSGGVHTFQRMYGCGWDDETGEVDGWRHEAYDGEDFLSLDFKQWRWIAFKPQALVTKHKWEQQLDFEYDKYYFTKTCPDFLKMHLSNGKDFLTRTVLPRLSLLQKRSWSPVTCHATGFYPRDAILFWKKDGQKVSLGVEREETLPNHDGTFQVAAHLRAADPSARYECVFQLAGVPDDIVVPLDHRVLLSNERIEAEERRKTALAVAVPLAVLVAVVIVAAIVYKWRKAKYVPVVLHAEATELDSQESPPQANILPQSVAERDVVPIE; translated from the exons ATGCTGGAGATGGCAGCTTTATTTGTTGTGGCTCTCCACATTCAAAGCGTCCAGCCCG tgTTCCACACGCTGGAGTTTATCCACATAGCGTCGTTTCAAATTCCAAACTTCCCAGAATTCTTGAGTGTCGGTTACGTTGACGGCGTGCCGATCACTCACTACGACAGCAAGAGCAGGAAATTAAGTCCCAAACAGGATTGGGTGAACAAGATCACAGCCCACGATCCAGACTACTGGAGGCGCGACACGGAGGTCTGTATTGTCAATCAGCATGTCTACAAAGACAACATTGAAATTGTTAATGAGCGCTTCAACCAAAGCGGAG GCGTTCACACGTTCCAGCGAATGTATGGCTGCGGATGGGACGACGAGACCGGCGAGGTTGACGGTTGGCGACACGAGGCTTACGACGGAGAAGACTTCCTATCGTTAGACTTCAAGCAATGGAGATGGATCGCGTTCAAGCCGCAAGCGCTCGTCACCAAACATAAATGGGAACAACAACTTGATTTTGAATATGATAAGTATTACTTCACTAAAACTTGTCCAGACTTCTTGAAGATGCATTTGAGCAACGGGAAGGACTTCCTCACGAGAACAG TGCTTCCGCGCCTGTCCCTGCTGCAGAAGAGGTCGTGGTCGCCGGTGACCTGCCACGCCACGGGTTTCTACCCCAGGGACGCCATCTTGTTCTGGAAGAAGGACGGCCAGAAAGTCTCCTTGGGCGTGGAGAGGGAAGAGACCCTGCCCAACCACGACGGGACCTTCCAGGTCGCCGCCCACCTCAGAGCGGCGGACCCCAGCGCCCGATACGAGTGCGTCTTCCAGCTGGCCGGCGTCCCGGACGACATCGTCGTCCCGCTGGACCACCGCGTCCTCCTGAGCAACGAGCGCATCGAAG CGGAAGAAAGGAGGAAGACGGCGCTGGCCGTCGCCGTACCGTTGGCTGTCCTCGTGGCCGTCGTGATCGTCGCCGCCATCGTCTACAaatggagaaaag CCAAATATGTGCCAGTTG TTCTCCACGCCGAAGCGACCGAGCTCGATTCCCAGGAGAGCCCTCCCCAGGCCAATATTCTGCCCCAAAGCGTAGCCGAACGAGATGTCGTCCCCATTGAGTGA
- the LOC144066851 gene encoding class I histocompatibility antigen, F10 alpha chain-like, whose protein sequence is MLEMAALFVVALHIQSVQPVFHTLEFIETASSQIPNFPEYLIVAYVDGVPITHCDSKSRKVSPKQDWVNKITAHDPDYWRSETAIYIGNQHVSKVNFEIANERFNQSGGVHTIQQMYGCGWDDETGEVDGWRHYAYDGEDFISLDLKQWRWLAFKPQALDTKHKWEQQFVIQYYKDYYTETCPEYLKMHLSNGKDFLTRTVLPRLSLLQKRSWSPVTCHATGFYPRDAILFWKKDGQKVSLGVEREETLPNHDGTFQVAAHLRAADPSARYECVFQLAGVPDDIVVPLDHRVLLSNERIEAEERRKTALAVAVPLAVLVVAVVIVAAIVYKWRKAKYVPVVLHAEATELSSQESPAEANILPQSVPERDVVPIE, encoded by the exons ATGCTGGAGATGGCAGCTTTATTTGTTGTGGCTCTCCACATTCAAAGCGTCCAGCCCG tgTTCCACACGCTGGAGTTTATCGAAACGGCGTCGTCTCAAATTCCAAACTTCCCAGAATACTTGATCGTCGCTTACGTTGACGGCGTGCCGATCACTCATTGCGACAGCAAGAGCAGGAAAGTAAGTCCCAAACAGGATTGGGTGAACAAGATCACAGCCCACGATCCAGACTACTGGAGGAGTGAAACGGCGATCTATATTGGCAATCAGCATGTCTCCAAAGTCAACTTTGAAATTGCTAATGAGCGCTTCAACCAAAGCGGAG GCGTTCACACGATCCAGCAAATGTATGGCTGCGGATGGGACGACGAGACCGGCGAGGTTGACGGTTGGCGACACTACGCTTACGACGGAGAAGACTTCATATCGTTAGACTTGAAGCAATGGAGATGGCTCGCGTTCAAGCCGCAAGCGCTCGACACCAAACACAAATGGGAACAACAATTTGTTATTCAATATTATAAGGATTACTACACTGAAACTTGTCCAGAGTACTTGAAGATGCATTTGAGCAACGGGAAGGACTTCCTCACGAGAACAG TGCTTCCGCGCCTGTCCCTGCTGCAGAAGAGGTCGTGGTCGCCGGTGACCTGCCACGCCACGGGTTTCTACCCCAGGGACGCCATCTTGTTCTGGAAGAAGGACGGCCAGAAAGTCTCCTTGGGCGTGGAGAGGGAAGAGACCCTGCCCAACCACGACGGGACCTTCCAGGTCGCCGCCCACCTCAGAGCGGCGGACCCCAGCGCCCGATACGAGTGCGTCTTCCAGCTGGCCGGCGTCCCGGACGACATCGTCGTCCCGCTGGACCACCGCGTCCTCCTGAGCAACGAGCGCATCGAAG CGGAAGAAAGGAGGAAGACGGCGCTGGCCGTCGCCGTACCGTTGGCCGTCCTCGTTGTGGCCGTCGTGATCGTCGCCGCCATCGTCTACAaatggagaaaag CCAAATATGTGCCAGTTG TTCTCCACGCCGAAGCAACCGAGCTCTCTTCCCAGGAGAGCCCCGCCGAGGCCAATATTCTGCCCCAAAGCGTACCCGAACGAGATGTCGTCCCCATTGAGTGA